Proteins found in one Tsukamurella paurometabola DSM 20162 genomic segment:
- a CDS encoding FecCD family ABC transporter permease, giving the protein MIRSARLPVLFVAGLALVAVLIALGVSYGSTDIALGDVWRILWHQVTGRPMAEGSTEIIVWRVRFPRPVLAALIGAGLGVVGTAVQAIVRNPLADPYLLGISSGASLGAVAALVSGGGALGALLPPMFSLPVAAFAGAMVAFAAVWLVGARGPGIAPLRLVLAGVAIGQILSSFTSFLVLQSKDITQTQGILHWLMGSLAGAIGPAVPIVGAAVLLGTVALFGLARSLNALTMGDETAHGLGVRAGRVRGVVFVLTSLMTGVMVAFSGAIGFVGLLIPHIARFLVGADHRRVIPAAAVCGAILLSAVDLLCRLATQVIDQELPINVVSALIGAPVLLYLVSRSRRGIA; this is encoded by the coding sequence GTGATCCGCTCCGCGCGCCTCCCGGTGCTGTTCGTCGCCGGGCTCGCTCTGGTCGCCGTACTCATCGCACTCGGGGTCAGCTACGGATCCACCGACATCGCACTCGGCGACGTCTGGCGGATCCTGTGGCACCAGGTCACGGGCCGTCCCATGGCGGAGGGCAGCACGGAGATCATCGTCTGGCGGGTGCGCTTCCCCCGGCCCGTGCTGGCGGCGCTGATCGGCGCCGGGCTGGGCGTGGTCGGGACCGCCGTCCAGGCCATCGTGCGCAATCCACTCGCCGATCCGTACCTGCTCGGCATCTCCTCCGGAGCCTCACTCGGCGCCGTCGCGGCTCTGGTGTCCGGTGGGGGCGCGCTCGGGGCACTTCTGCCCCCGATGTTCTCGCTCCCCGTCGCCGCCTTCGCCGGTGCGATGGTCGCCTTCGCCGCGGTGTGGCTGGTCGGTGCCCGTGGGCCGGGCATCGCCCCGCTACGGCTGGTGCTGGCGGGCGTCGCCATCGGTCAGATCCTCTCGTCGTTCACCAGCTTCCTGGTGCTCCAGTCGAAGGACATCACCCAGACTCAGGGAATCCTGCATTGGCTCATGGGCAGTCTGGCGGGGGCGATCGGCCCGGCGGTACCGATCGTCGGGGCGGCGGTTCTGCTCGGGACCGTCGCTCTGTTCGGTCTGGCCCGGTCGCTCAACGCCCTCACGATGGGCGATGAGACGGCACATGGACTCGGCGTCCGGGCGGGTCGCGTGCGCGGCGTCGTCTTCGTACTGACCAGCCTGATGACCGGGGTGATGGTGGCCTTCTCCGGCGCGATCGGCTTCGTGGGCCTGCTGATTCCGCATATCGCCCGGTTCCTCGTGGGTGCTGATCACCGCCGGGTGATCCCGGCGGCCGCGGTATGCGGAGCGATCCTGCTGTCCGCGGTCGACCTGCTGTGCCGGCTGGCCACGCAGGTCATCGACCAGGAGCTACCGATCAACGTGGTCTCCGCACTGATCGGCGCCCCGGTGCTGCTGTACCTGGTGTCACGGTCCCGGCGGGGGATCGCATGA
- a CDS encoding ABC transporter ATP-binding protein produces MSGIDVRAVTVVLDGTTIIDGVSVVARPGEITGVIGPNGSGKSTLLRTVYRHLKPVAGGVLIGDDDLRDLSPAAAARRIAAMPQERGSDFDVTVRDVVALGRIPHQGGFGRESAVDRDRITTALADAELTALAHRSFASLSGGERQRTLLARCFAQGGEVLVLDEPTNHLDLAHQAQLLTLLKRRSATTLITVHDLNTAAAVCDRLFVLSAGRIVAGGTPAEVLTRDLLDDVFSVHAEVIEHPVTGRLLVAVDYLRDMPGGSPPS; encoded by the coding sequence ATGAGCGGCATCGACGTCCGCGCGGTCACCGTCGTGCTCGATGGCACCACCATCATCGACGGGGTCTCCGTGGTCGCCCGGCCCGGTGAGATCACCGGGGTGATCGGTCCGAACGGCAGCGGCAAATCCACGCTGCTGCGCACCGTCTACCGACACCTCAAACCTGTGGCCGGCGGGGTGCTGATCGGTGACGACGATCTGCGCGATCTCTCGCCCGCCGCCGCCGCCCGGCGGATCGCCGCGATGCCCCAGGAGCGCGGCTCCGATTTCGACGTGACGGTCCGCGATGTGGTCGCGCTCGGCCGGATCCCGCACCAGGGCGGGTTCGGCCGCGAGTCAGCCGTGGACCGCGATCGGATCACGACGGCCCTCGCCGATGCCGAGCTCACCGCCCTGGCGCACCGGAGCTTCGCGTCGCTGTCCGGCGGCGAGCGGCAACGGACGCTGCTCGCACGGTGTTTCGCCCAGGGCGGCGAGGTGCTGGTGCTCGACGAGCCCACCAACCATCTCGATCTCGCCCATCAGGCGCAGTTGCTCACGCTGCTGAAACGGCGATCGGCGACCACGCTGATCACCGTGCACGACCTCAATACCGCTGCCGCGGTGTGTGATCGACTGTTCGTACTGTCCGCAGGGCGGATCGTCGCCGGCGGCACCCCGGCCGAGGTACTGACCCGCGACCTGCTCGACGATGTCTTCTCCGTTCACGCCGAGGTGATCGAGCACCCCGTCACCGGCCGGTTGCTGGTGGCCGTGGACTATCTCCGCGACATGCCCGGCGGCAGCCCGCCGTCGTGA
- a CDS encoding cytochrome P450 family protein, which translates to MHPSAAPARFPLHGDAYYRAPHTVFDTLTAAGPVHPVDFPAVPAWLVTGYDAAVSALTDERLGKDHSRGNARWRARASVMAEPQHSRLQAHLLHQDPPRHTVMRALVTGAFTARRTEQQRPSITRHVAELIDALPASGTVDLVSAFAAQLPLRALADAIGLPADLVARFDPAWGGVVAPVGPDDPRRPRYEELLLGLEGYIAEVMDRFASGGGDPDCLLGKLVAAEESGEIDRDELRSMIFQLLAAGQDPVTNQLALSILALLEHPAQLDELRTHPDRIDAAVEELLRRESAFVLTTWRFFDRDTEFGGHTVPAGDSVIVSLMAANRDPARFDCPHAVDLQRSPNPHLAFGHGAHYCPAAALARIELQEALGAVLRRLDGLRLACTDADLEFFHAPLARGVRCLPVSYDRIVE; encoded by the coding sequence ATGCACCCTTCAGCCGCTCCGGCCCGCTTCCCGCTGCACGGTGACGCCTACTACCGCGCCCCGCACACCGTTTTCGACACCCTGACCGCCGCAGGACCGGTGCACCCGGTGGACTTCCCCGCGGTGCCCGCTTGGCTGGTCACGGGCTACGACGCGGCCGTGAGTGCACTCACCGACGAGCGACTCGGCAAGGATCATTCACGAGGGAACGCGCGGTGGCGGGCCCGGGCGTCGGTGATGGCGGAGCCGCAACACAGCCGTCTGCAGGCCCATCTGCTGCACCAGGATCCGCCGCGGCACACCGTGATGCGTGCGCTCGTGACCGGGGCGTTCACCGCGCGCCGGACCGAACAGCAGCGTCCGTCCATCACCCGGCACGTGGCCGAGCTGATCGATGCACTGCCCGCATCCGGCACCGTCGATCTGGTCTCGGCGTTCGCGGCGCAGCTACCGCTGCGCGCCCTCGCCGATGCGATCGGTCTGCCCGCGGACCTGGTCGCGCGGTTCGATCCGGCATGGGGCGGTGTAGTCGCACCCGTGGGCCCTGACGATCCACGGCGCCCTCGATACGAGGAACTGCTGCTCGGTCTGGAGGGTTACATCGCGGAGGTGATGGACCGGTTCGCCAGCGGCGGGGGCGATCCCGACTGCCTGCTGGGAAAGCTCGTCGCGGCGGAGGAGTCAGGTGAGATCGATCGAGACGAGTTGCGATCGATGATCTTTCAGTTGCTTGCGGCGGGGCAGGATCCCGTCACCAATCAGCTCGCCCTGTCGATACTCGCTCTCCTGGAGCATCCCGCGCAGCTCGACGAGCTGCGCACCCACCCCGATCGGATCGACGCCGCCGTCGAAGAGCTGTTGCGCCGTGAAAGCGCCTTCGTGCTGACCACCTGGCGGTTCTTCGACCGCGACACCGAGTTCGGGGGACACACTGTACCCGCGGGTGATTCGGTGATCGTCTCCCTGATGGCCGCCAACCGCGACCCGGCGCGATTCGACTGCCCGCACGCGGTCGACCTGCAGCGCTCACCGAATCCGCACCTGGCCTTCGGGCACGGAGCGCACTACTGTCCCGCCGCTGCGCTCGCACGCATCGAGTTGCAGGAGGCACTCGGGGCCGTGCTCCGCCGCCTCGACGGTCTCCGTCTCGCCTGTACCGACGCGGATCTCGAGTTCTTCCACGCCCCTTTGGCGCGGGGCGTCCGGTGCCTGCCGGTGTCCTACGACCGGATCGTCGAATGA
- a CDS encoding isocyanide synthase family protein, with protein MQLAAIGHRIERNEPIDFVLPAFPCKSPNPDKVAGHLPDEGERLALRNLNAWCEAIGRIHPPGARVIVCSDGHVFTEVIGVSDSVVTAYNAALRDMIEAEGLTRLTTFGLDSIWENDDFAAKRERLEQEWAPPLVDVRADVLAEPQTARMLRGMTRFMVGDTAQWSGSRAQLQRTAKRKAYDLLRLSRAWGDLLAHENPDAVRLSIHPQPPGAEKFGIRLIDAADGSWATPWHAVLVYRSDGRPALVPHREARDRFQPVITRGRISHYVEALTT; from the coding sequence GTGCAGCTGGCAGCGATCGGGCACCGGATCGAGCGGAACGAGCCGATCGATTTCGTGCTCCCCGCCTTTCCGTGCAAGTCGCCGAACCCCGACAAGGTGGCGGGACACCTGCCCGACGAGGGCGAGCGTCTCGCGCTGCGCAACCTGAACGCCTGGTGCGAGGCTATCGGCCGCATCCATCCGCCGGGGGCTCGCGTCATCGTGTGCTCCGACGGCCACGTTTTCACCGAGGTGATCGGCGTCTCGGACAGCGTGGTCACCGCGTACAACGCAGCACTTCGCGACATGATCGAGGCCGAGGGGCTCACCCGGCTCACGACGTTCGGCCTCGATTCCATCTGGGAGAATGACGATTTCGCAGCTAAACGCGAGCGACTGGAGCAGGAGTGGGCGCCGCCGCTCGTCGACGTGCGCGCCGATGTACTCGCCGAGCCCCAGACCGCGCGCATGCTCCGAGGGATGACGAGGTTCATGGTGGGCGACACCGCGCAATGGTCGGGATCACGGGCGCAATTGCAGCGCACGGCCAAGCGGAAGGCCTACGACCTCCTGCGCCTGAGTCGCGCTTGGGGCGACCTCCTGGCCCACGAGAATCCCGATGCCGTGCGACTGTCCATCCATCCGCAGCCGCCCGGTGCGGAGAAGTTCGGCATCCGGCTCATCGACGCCGCGGACGGCTCGTGGGCGACGCCCTGGCATGCGGTACTCGTCTATCGCAGCGACGGACGCCCCGCGCTCGTACCGCACCGCGAGGCGCGTGACCGGTTCCAGCCCGTGATCACGCGCGGCCGGATCAGCCACTACGTCGAGGCCTTGACAACATAG
- a CDS encoding cytochrome P450, translated as MSIDMSHPVFAPCSAQSWRNPWPMYRALRTHSPVHHVDNGDGADYYVLSRHADVAAALREPATFSSATGLTTVYGELERTGLQDNPPMVMQDPPNHTQFRRLVSRGFTPRQVSAIEPAVRDFVVTRIERLRAEGGGDIVASLFKPLPSMVVAHYLGVPEEDRPRFDDWTERIVGAAAEAGTDIAAMGPEVATAIGELMGYFGELVQRRRREPGDDTVSHLVAAGYGADGDTAGLLSILGFAFTMVTGGNDTTTGMLGGATELLARHRDQWRLLAGDPGLIPDAVEEFLRLTSPVQGLARTVTRDTTIEGVCIPAGRKALLLYASANRDERVFGTRSEELDVTRRPREILTFAQGNHHCLGAAAARMQSRVALHELLTRLPDLDVDPDSITWAPGNYVRRPLSLQVRT; from the coding sequence ATGAGCATTGATATGTCTCACCCCGTCTTCGCGCCGTGCTCTGCGCAGTCCTGGCGGAACCCCTGGCCGATGTACCGCGCGCTTCGCACGCACTCCCCGGTGCACCACGTCGACAACGGCGATGGGGCGGACTACTACGTGCTCTCCCGCCATGCCGATGTGGCGGCCGCCTTACGCGAGCCCGCTACCTTCTCCTCCGCAACCGGACTCACCACGGTGTATGGCGAGCTGGAACGCACCGGACTGCAAGATAATCCACCGATGGTCATGCAGGATCCGCCGAACCATACGCAGTTCCGACGACTGGTCTCGCGCGGTTTCACTCCGCGACAAGTGTCCGCGATCGAGCCCGCGGTCCGCGACTTCGTCGTCACACGGATCGAACGACTGCGCGCCGAGGGCGGAGGCGACATCGTCGCGTCGCTGTTCAAACCGCTGCCCAGCATGGTGGTGGCGCACTACCTGGGTGTCCCCGAGGAGGATCGCCCCCGGTTCGACGACTGGACCGAGCGCATCGTCGGGGCGGCGGCGGAGGCCGGCACCGATATCGCGGCCATGGGCCCCGAGGTCGCCACCGCGATCGGTGAACTCATGGGCTATTTCGGAGAACTCGTCCAGCGCCGCCGTCGCGAGCCCGGTGACGACACCGTGAGTCATCTGGTGGCGGCAGGCTACGGCGCAGACGGCGACACCGCGGGTCTGCTATCCATTCTGGGTTTCGCGTTCACCATGGTCACCGGCGGCAACGACACCACCACCGGCATGCTCGGCGGCGCGACCGAGCTGCTCGCTCGGCACCGCGATCAGTGGCGCCTGCTCGCCGGCGACCCCGGCCTCATACCCGATGCGGTCGAGGAGTTCCTGCGCCTCACATCGCCGGTTCAGGGTCTCGCGCGCACTGTCACCCGCGATACCACGATCGAGGGCGTGTGCATCCCCGCCGGCCGCAAAGCGCTCTTGCTGTACGCGAGCGCGAATCGAGATGAGCGCGTATTCGGTACCCGCTCCGAAGAATTGGACGTGACCCGCCGGCCCCGCGAGATCCTCACCTTCGCCCAGGGCAACCACCACTGTCTCGGTGCCGCGGCGGCGCGGATGCAGTCGCGGGTGGCGTTGCACGAACTGCTCACCCGGTTGCCCGATCTCGACGTTGACCCCGATTCGATCACCTGGGCACCCGGCAATTACGTGCGGCGACCACTGTCGCTTCAGGTGCGCACGTGA
- a CDS encoding TetR/AcrR family transcriptional regulator, translated as MNWQAARERDAADRILASAAELFARDGVAAVGMAELAQAAGCSRATLYRYFPNRQALHAAFIQREARAVAVAVRDRTSGIADPGERLLRALQIAVEEVRGAPPLAAWFAVDEPPAGGIASRSAGIEAVAFGLLTEITGADAPESAPAAARWLVRVVVSLLSHPEPDASAEEELLRRFVIPAVLTDPALAATVRG; from the coding sequence GTGAACTGGCAGGCGGCGCGCGAGCGCGACGCCGCGGATCGGATTCTCGCGTCTGCGGCCGAGTTGTTCGCACGGGACGGCGTGGCCGCGGTGGGGATGGCGGAGCTCGCGCAAGCCGCAGGCTGTTCCCGGGCCACGCTGTATCGCTACTTTCCGAACCGGCAGGCACTGCACGCCGCATTCATCCAGCGCGAAGCCCGAGCCGTGGCAGTCGCGGTCCGCGACCGGACGTCCGGTATCGCCGATCCAGGCGAACGCCTGCTGCGGGCGCTGCAGATCGCCGTCGAGGAGGTCCGCGGGGCACCGCCGCTGGCCGCCTGGTTCGCGGTCGACGAGCCCCCGGCCGGCGGCATCGCGTCGCGATCGGCCGGCATCGAGGCGGTGGCTTTCGGCCTGCTCACCGAGATCACGGGCGCCGACGCCCCGGAATCTGCGCCCGCAGCGGCGCGCTGGCTGGTGCGCGTGGTGGTCTCACTGCTCTCGCACCCCGAACCCGATGCCAGCGCCGAGGAGGAGTTGCTGCGGCGGTTCGTGATCCCCGCTGTACTCACCGATCCCGCGCTCGCCGCTACGGTGAGGGGGTGA
- a CDS encoding GNAT family N-acetyltransferase has protein sequence MTEGLQIAPFTPDDVAELLVLQRCCWVQEALANNSLQIPPLHETHDDILAWASEWTTVVMRFDGRLVGAGRGRAEADGTWHIGRLMVAPDLAGRGLGTQLIALMEALAPEGTREFLMFTGAGSTRNIRTYERAGYRASAPEVPPPGHGVATVTLRKPRT, from the coding sequence GTGACCGAGGGACTGCAGATCGCGCCGTTCACGCCCGACGATGTGGCGGAGCTGCTGGTCCTGCAGCGCTGCTGCTGGGTGCAGGAGGCGCTCGCCAACAACAGCCTGCAGATCCCGCCGCTCCACGAGACCCACGACGACATCCTGGCGTGGGCGAGCGAATGGACCACGGTGGTGATGCGGTTCGACGGGCGGCTCGTCGGCGCCGGGCGCGGGCGCGCCGAGGCGGACGGGACGTGGCACATCGGCCGCCTCATGGTCGCGCCGGATCTAGCGGGCCGGGGACTCGGCACCCAACTCATCGCGCTGATGGAGGCCCTGGCCCCCGAGGGCACCCGCGAGTTCCTCATGTTCACCGGTGCAGGCAGCACGCGGAACATCCGCACGTATGAACGTGCCGGCTATCGCGCCTCCGCTCCCGAGGTCCCACCGCCGGGCCACGGCGTCGCCACCGTCACCCTGCGCAAGCCGCGCACCTGA
- a CDS encoding M1 family metallopeptidase gives MRFVVRKSARPKLGAAPNPQHARAVDPYIPGHGNPGYRISRYDLELEYKVASNRLAGRAEITATANEPLRRFSLDLSDALAASKVSVNGRRPARYAQRGGKLDITLPGEIPAGAAMTVSIRYAGTPRPVRSNWGEVGWEELTEGVIVASQPSGAPSWFPCDDHPGSKASYRIAITTDSPYRVVSNGVLTSRKVAAGHTTWVFEQAAPMATYLATIQIGAYESVKVAEKPVPIRAALPPRLKRDFQRSFGNQERIMRAFTRWFGPYPFPEYTVVITDDTLEIPVEAQTVSIFGANHCDGTRHAERLVAHELAHQWFGNSLTLTRWKDIWLHEGFACYAEWLWAQECGEATTQQMVARYYAKLAASPQDIVVGDPGPKDMFDDRVYKRGAMTVHALRVALGDPVFFTLLHEWTSEYAHESVTTENLVTLAAKHSPEPLRDLWRTWLYETGLPPLPTLESL, from the coding sequence GTGCGATTCGTGGTGCGCAAGTCGGCGAGGCCGAAGCTCGGTGCCGCACCGAATCCGCAGCATGCCCGCGCGGTCGATCCATACATCCCGGGGCACGGTAATCCCGGCTACCGGATTTCCCGGTACGACCTCGAACTCGAATACAAGGTGGCCAGTAACCGCCTGGCGGGCCGGGCCGAGATCACCGCGACGGCGAACGAGCCGCTGCGCCGGTTCTCCCTCGACCTGTCCGATGCGCTTGCCGCGTCCAAGGTCTCGGTGAACGGCCGCCGTCCCGCGCGCTACGCCCAACGCGGCGGCAAGCTCGACATCACACTGCCGGGCGAGATCCCCGCGGGCGCGGCGATGACGGTCTCGATCCGGTACGCCGGGACACCGCGCCCAGTGCGCTCCAACTGGGGCGAGGTGGGATGGGAGGAACTCACCGAGGGCGTGATCGTGGCCTCGCAACCGAGCGGCGCACCGTCGTGGTTCCCCTGCGACGACCATCCTGGGTCGAAAGCCTCGTATCGCATCGCGATCACGACCGACTCCCCCTACCGCGTGGTGTCCAACGGGGTACTCACCTCCCGGAAGGTCGCCGCCGGCCACACCACATGGGTGTTCGAGCAGGCCGCGCCGATGGCGACCTACCTCGCGACGATCCAGATCGGCGCCTACGAATCGGTGAAGGTCGCCGAGAAGCCGGTTCCCATCCGCGCCGCGTTACCGCCCCGCCTCAAGCGCGATTTCCAGCGCAGCTTCGGCAACCAGGAGCGCATCATGCGCGCCTTCACCCGCTGGTTCGGCCCGTACCCGTTCCCCGAGTACACCGTGGTGATCACCGACGACACGCTGGAGATTCCGGTCGAGGCGCAGACCGTGTCGATCTTCGGAGCCAATCACTGCGACGGCACTCGTCACGCGGAACGGCTCGTGGCGCACGAGCTCGCGCACCAGTGGTTCGGCAACTCGTTGACGCTCACCCGATGGAAGGACATCTGGCTGCACGAAGGCTTCGCGTGTTACGCCGAGTGGCTGTGGGCACAGGAGTGCGGTGAGGCCACCACGCAGCAGATGGTGGCACGGTACTACGCGAAGCTCGCGGCTTCGCCCCAGGACATCGTGGTGGGCGATCCCGGTCCCAAGGACATGTTCGATGACCGGGTGTACAAGCGGGGCGCGATGACCGTGCACGCCCTGCGTGTGGCATTGGGGGACCCGGTCTTCTTCACGCTGCTGCACGAGTGGACCTCGGAGTACGCCCACGAGTCGGTGACCACGGAGAACCTGGTGACGCTCGCGGCCAAGCACAGTCCCGAACCGCTGCGCGACCTGTGGCGAACCTGGCTGTACGAGACCGGGCTGCCGCCGTTGCCGACGCTCGAATCCCTCTGA
- a CDS encoding PaaI family thioesterase yields the protein MSNSDSPHRVDRRSEFPKFNPREAPPSFGGFVESVRDLLDLSVAADADDDAYAAATEQIRNAVATLEPYREVNEGDGPANRVSDLPGRGSAMQTPWRMVKFDETGVRSVLRFRRAHVGGNNAAHGGMIANVFDEHLGWIVYSGGHPLARTAYLNVSYKQVAPVGPELIVDGWVDRVEGRKIYVAATLSDQEGTVLADCEALMVALLEHHV from the coding sequence GTGAGCAACTCCGACAGCCCCCACCGCGTCGATCGCCGCTCCGAGTTCCCGAAGTTCAATCCGCGGGAGGCACCGCCCTCCTTCGGCGGGTTCGTCGAATCGGTGCGTGATCTGCTCGATCTGTCCGTCGCCGCGGACGCCGACGACGACGCCTACGCCGCCGCTACCGAACAGATCCGCAACGCGGTGGCGACCTTGGAGCCCTACCGGGAGGTCAACGAGGGCGACGGTCCCGCCAATCGCGTCTCTGACCTACCCGGTCGCGGCAGTGCCATGCAGACGCCCTGGCGGATGGTGAAATTCGACGAAACCGGGGTCCGCTCCGTGCTGCGCTTCCGACGCGCCCACGTGGGCGGCAACAACGCGGCGCACGGCGGCATGATCGCGAACGTCTTCGATGAGCATCTCGGATGGATCGTCTATAGCGGCGGACACCCACTGGCTCGCACGGCGTATCTCAACGTCTCGTACAAGCAGGTGGCACCGGTGGGACCCGAGCTGATCGTCGATGGCTGGGTCGACCGCGTGGAGGGCCGCAAGATCTACGTCGCGGCCACACTCAGCGATCAGGAAGGGACAGTGCTCGCCGACTGTGAGGCACTGATGGTCGCACTGCTGGAGCATCACGTCTAG
- a CDS encoding alpha/beta hydrolase family protein yields the protein MVKRYSALSALLVVVVVLGGGAWVITANTFGYHEQRVSIPVTDALASGGSAPDAHTGGRLDGLLTTPQDGDGPYGLVIMVHGDGAAGATRDDNYKPLSEAFAKAGYATLASNKPGVDGSPGNWLDQSLADRGAEVAAALDWTKQRPDVDRSRIGAWGVSQAGWVLPEISVRRPDIRFLILVGAAINWLRQGEYNTLATLRAEQASDTARARALDARAKDIALLEQGAGYTAYLAATLDDPPMAADRWGFVERNYRADVTPTIPKITVPTLLILGDSDRNVDVDESARAYAHGMRPGLLTERRFPGATHSLTRDDIEYRSGDLGVIVRAVAAPRSIYAPGYLDLLTEYTKARDDR from the coding sequence GTGGTGAAACGGTACTCCGCGCTCAGCGCGCTCCTCGTGGTCGTCGTAGTGCTCGGCGGCGGTGCCTGGGTGATCACGGCCAACACTTTCGGCTACCACGAACAGCGCGTCAGCATTCCCGTCACCGATGCCCTGGCATCGGGCGGGTCCGCACCCGATGCGCACACCGGCGGCCGCCTCGACGGGCTGCTCACCACTCCTCAGGACGGCGATGGACCGTACGGCCTCGTGATCATGGTGCACGGCGACGGTGCCGCGGGCGCCACCCGCGACGACAACTACAAACCCCTGTCCGAAGCGTTCGCCAAGGCGGGCTATGCCACCCTCGCCTCGAACAAGCCGGGGGTCGACGGGTCGCCCGGCAATTGGCTCGACCAGTCACTCGCCGATCGCGGTGCCGAAGTGGCAGCCGCCCTTGACTGGACGAAGCAGCGACCGGACGTGGACCGCAGCCGAATAGGCGCCTGGGGCGTCAGCCAGGCGGGCTGGGTGCTTCCGGAGATCTCGGTGCGTCGCCCCGACATTCGATTCCTTATTCTGGTCGGCGCCGCGATCAACTGGCTCCGGCAGGGCGAGTACAACACCCTCGCGACCCTGCGGGCCGAACAGGCCTCCGACACCGCGCGTGCACGCGCACTCGACGCGCGCGCGAAGGACATCGCGCTGCTCGAGCAGGGCGCCGGCTACACCGCATACCTGGCCGCCACGCTCGATGATCCGCCGATGGCCGCGGATCGCTGGGGATTCGTCGAACGCAACTATCGCGCCGACGTCACCCCGACGATCCCGAAGATCACCGTTCCCACCCTGCTGATCCTCGGTGACTCCGACCGCAATGTCGACGTCGACGAGTCGGCCCGCGCCTACGCGCACGGTATGCGTCCGGGGCTGCTCACCGAGCGCCGGTTCCCCGGTGCCACGCACAGTCTCACCAGGGACGACATCGAGTACCGGTCCGGCGACCTCGGCGTGATCGTCCGCGCCGTCGCCGCGCCTCGCTCGATCTACGCCCCCGGCTATCTGGACCTGTTGACCGAGTACACCAAGGCTCGGGACGACCGATGA
- a CDS encoding PaaX family transcriptional regulator C-terminal domain-containing protein produces the protein MPDTVIGTRALIEAMLRADATIDAGELFDVAALLGMSDQQVRLAIKRLVTEGRFTQSGRGRSAVLSATDSTRATIEPDRDHVRLMYAQDRGRAPWDGVWHLAGFGVPESAREARTGLRDAILALGGAPVQGGLYASAHPWEGAIRAVAEELGAGLYLTTLSTTDLDVGDARGPAAAARLWPLNELTDGHRRLAAQARDVLARVGGADHADRLAMTVTLVTEFARAHEADPLLPPELLPPDWAGTRARALADQAWRALAAAEPDSDLRLLRWFDAPAD, from the coding sequence ATGCCTGACACTGTGATCGGAACCCGCGCGCTGATCGAGGCGATGCTGCGCGCCGATGCCACGATCGACGCCGGCGAGCTGTTCGATGTGGCCGCACTACTGGGAATGAGCGATCAGCAAGTGCGGCTTGCGATCAAGCGGCTGGTCACCGAGGGCCGGTTCACCCAGTCCGGACGCGGCCGCAGTGCCGTACTCTCGGCCACCGACAGCACGCGAGCCACCATCGAGCCCGACCGCGACCACGTACGGCTGATGTACGCGCAGGACCGCGGGCGAGCGCCCTGGGACGGAGTGTGGCACCTCGCCGGTTTCGGGGTCCCCGAATCGGCTCGCGAGGCTCGCACGGGCCTTCGCGACGCGATACTCGCGCTCGGCGGCGCCCCGGTGCAGGGCGGCCTGTACGCGTCCGCGCACCCATGGGAGGGCGCGATACGCGCCGTCGCCGAGGAGCTCGGCGCCGGTCTCTACCTCACCACGCTCAGCACCACCGACCTCGACGTGGGCGACGCCCGAGGCCCCGCGGCCGCAGCCCGGCTGTGGCCGCTGAACGAGCTCACCGACGGACACCGGCGGCTCGCCGCGCAGGCCCGGGATGTGCTCGCCCGGGTCGGCGGCGCCGATCACGCCGATCGCCTCGCGATGACGGTGACCCTGGTGACCGAGTTCGCCCGTGCCCACGAGGCCGATCCACTCCTGCCGCCGGAGCTACTCCCCCCGGACTGGGCGGGGACTCGGGCCCGCGCGCTCGCAGATCAGGCGTGGAGGGCGCTGGCGGCTGCCGAACCCGACTCCGACCTGCGGCTGCTGCGCTGGTTCGACGCCCCGGCCGACTGA
- a CDS encoding YciI family protein, with translation MPRFMGLVRMEEGAAVGTPPQALFDAMDAYIGEQAAKGVFLDGGGLFGTEDAVNFVVRQGEVTRVDGPYAEAKEVVGGWALLQYDTVEEAVAGQQDFADLHAKYWPEVSMVATLRQISDEPPTPSDA, from the coding sequence ATGCCACGTTTCATGGGTTTGGTACGGATGGAAGAGGGCGCCGCGGTAGGAACTCCGCCGCAGGCCCTGTTCGACGCGATGGACGCCTACATCGGCGAGCAGGCCGCCAAAGGCGTGTTCCTCGACGGCGGCGGCCTGTTCGGCACCGAGGACGCGGTGAACTTCGTGGTTCGCCAGGGTGAGGTAACCCGGGTCGACGGCCCCTACGCCGAGGCCAAGGAGGTGGTGGGCGGCTGGGCCCTGCTCCAGTACGACACCGTCGAAGAAGCCGTGGCCGGGCAGCAGGACTTCGCGGACCTGCACGCCAAGTACTGGCCGGAGGTCTCCATGGTGGCCACGTTGCGGCAGATCTCGGACGAGCCGCCCACACCGTCCGACGCCTGA